In Flavobacterium sp. 83, the genomic window TAGTCCATTAAATCCATCGGAAATGTATAAAGCAAAACATTTGAAAATTTATGTCCCAATCTATTTTTTGAATAGTATAATAGCGCTAATAATTTCAGTTTTTAGACTACTTTTACAGTATTGTCCACAAAAAAAATTAAAATAACAGTAAAATGCTTGATCCTATAAAGAAACTTTTTCCATCATTTTCTTCAGAATTAGTCAAAGATGTTGATGCTAATGCGACAATTCAATCCTTTAAAACTGGTACTGTTATTATGCGAACCGGGCAATATATAAAAAACACGGTATTGGTTATCAGTGGCAAAATTAAAATTTACCGCGAAGACGAAAATGGTGGCGAATTTTTTATGTATTATTTACAACCGGGTCAAGCGTGTGCCATTTCTATGATTTGTGCCACAAAAAATGAAACGAGCCAAATCATGGCCAAAGTTGTTGAGGATGTTGAACTGATAATGATTCCGTTACCTTTAATGGATAAATGGATGATGCAACACCGCAGTTGGTATGAATTTGTAATTGACACCTACCGCAGCCGATTTGAAGAAGTACTGGAAGTCATTGACAGTATTGCTTTTAGAGCGATGGACGAGCGATTAGAATTTTATTTAAAACGCCATGCCGATGCTTGTGGCTGCAAAGATTTGAAACTTTCGCATCAGGAAATTGCATCCGAGTTGAATACATCCAGAGAAGTGATTTCCCGTTTGCTCAAAAAAATGGAACAACGGGGATTGGTAAATTTACAACGCAATAACATTGAACTTTTGAAGTAAAATGTTCTCAATGTGATAAATGTTACTGTTTGTAAAAAATTTACAGACAACCTTTGCAATAAAAATTTTTCAAATGGAATATTTAGGCTATTTTGCATCAATTATCATAGGACTTTCTTTGGGTTTAATAGGCGGTGGTGGTTCAATTCTAACCATTCCTATTTTAGTTTACTTATTTAAGATCAATCCTGAACTAGCCACAAGTTACTCTTTATTTATAGTAGGAATCACCGCTTTATTTGGATGCATTAGCCATTACAAAATGGGAAATCTTAAAATTAAATCAGCGTTATACTTTGCTATTCCTTCAGTTATTTCAATACTGATAATCAGGGAAGTTATTTTTCCAAAAATAGCCGCAACTTTATTCTCCATTGCTTCCTATCAAGTATCAAAAAGTTTTCTCATTATGATTGTTTTTTCAGTTCTGATGATGGCAGCAGCTGTATCCATGATACGCAAAACAAAACCCGTGATTAACGCTCCAAAAACAAACTACACGCAACTGGGAATTATTGGGTTTATTGTTGGGATAGTAACTGGTTTTCTGGGTGCTGGTGGCGGATTTTTAATCATACCAGCCTTATTGTTTTTTGCAAATTTGCCAATGAAACAAGCCGTTGGCACCTCTTTGCTCATTATTTTCATCAACTCTTCCATAGGTTTTGGCGGGGATTTATACATTGGCACACCTATAAATTATCCTTTTTTACTTGGAATTTCAGGCGTTGCCTTTTTAGGAATGATTATAGGAACCAAACTTTCGAGAAAAATTGATGGTGCTAAACTAAAACCAATCTTTGGTTGGTTCGTATTAGTCATGGGAATTTACATCATTACTAAAGAGATTTTCTTTTAAAACAAAAAAGTATCCCGAGTTGGAATACTTTTTCTTTTATCATTTGAGTTTAATTCCTAATGTTCCCCATACCCGATATCATCCATTTTACCACTAAAAACTTTATACTGAATTGTAAAGTAAGCAATTACTAATACGATTGCAATAACAAACCAATATACTCCAACGGACAATCCATATTCACCTGCAGCAGTATTGTAAATCGTTAATGATGGATTTACCGTATTGGTTGAAGGTAAAACATTTGGAAAAATAGAAGCTGTTGTTGCTGCAAATCCTCCTACGAGAAACATACTTGAAAACACGAATCCATGACCGTCTTTTTTAAATGATTTGACTTTAAACAATCCAAAAATACCAATAAATGCAATCAATGGAAATATCCAAAGAAATGGATTTTCTATAAAGTTATGAAACGGTTTCGGTTCGATTCGGTGCCAAACTAATAATGAAATAATGACCAATCCTAATAAGACAAAATTGAGTTTGAAAACCACCTCTTTTAATTTTGCATTCAAAGAAGAATTTGTTTTATAAATAATCCAATTGGCACCATGAATCGTCAGCGTAACGGCACTAACCACTCCTAAAAATAAGGTAAACCAATCTATAATTCCCAATTGATCTGCTTTTGGGCTAAAAGTTGGATTCCACAACGGCAAAAAGAAAAAATGAGCCTCCTGTGTTGAAACTCCATTTGCTACCATTCCCAGATTTACACCGCGAACAATGTTTCCCAAAGCCACGCCAAAAAATATGGCTAATAATAAACTCGCAATCCCAAAAGCTTTGTCCCAAATCACTTCCCACATAGGATGATGGATTTGACCGCGTAATTCCAACCCTACAGCTCTAAAGATAAGCAACCATAAAATCATCATCAAAGGCAAATAAAATCCACTGAAAGATGAGGCATACAACGTAGGAAAGGCAAAAAATAAAACTCCGCCTGCAGCAATAAGCCATACTTCATTGGCATCCCAAAAAGGACCAATTGCACTCGTTATTGCTTTTTTATCTTTCTCAGTTTTCGCAAAAAACAAATGAATAATTCCCGCTCCAAAATCATAGCCATCCAATACAATATAAACGGCTAAAATTCCCATTAAAACTATATACCAAAAGAATTCCATAATTTATTTATTTTCTGTTTGAGGTCCTTTATTTATAATCTTACCAACCAAGAGTAAAAACAACATCCCTAATAAGAGATACAATCCTATAAATCCAAGTAAAGTAAACAATGTATTCCCGGAAGAAACCGTTGGTGAAGCACCTTTTGTAGTGCGTAATAAATTATATACTAACCAAGGTTGTCTTCCTAATTCAGCGGTGTACCATCCGGTTGTATTGGCGATGTATGGAAATGGAAGCATAAAAAGCAATGACCACAAAATCCATTTGGTTTCGAATAATTTTTTTCGAATGAGCTGAAAAACCGCTAATGCCATTAATCCGATGAAAACGGTTCCGAGCCCAACCATAATATGATACGCATAATATAACCCTGAAATATTGGTGGGATGATTTTCCTCTTTAAATTGATCTAAGCCTTTTATTTCGCTATGCCAGTTTCCATAAGTCAAAAAACTCAAAATATTAGGAACGGCAATCTTATTGTCCAGTTTTTTATCTTTTACATCAGGCTGACCAATTAGAACAATTTCGGAACCCTTTTTTTCACTGTGAAAAATTCCTTCCATAGCCGCAAAAGTAACGGGTTGATACTTTACGACATTTTTAGCTAATAAATCCCCGGTAGGAACAGCAACGATAAGGCTTGAAGCCAATCCGAAAATCACGCCGGTTTTCAAGAATAATTTCCCAAAAGAAACATTCTTTTTGCTCAAAATATAAAAAGCACCAATTCCTGCCACAACAAAAGAACTGGTTACCATTGAAGCTGCCTGATTATGAAAATAAGAAGGCCACAACCATGGATTTGTAAATAATGCTGCAAAGTTATTCAGGACAAATTTTCCATTGGCTATTATTTCGTAACCAACAGGAAATTGCATCCAGGAATGCGTTGCTATTATTAAAAAACCACTAGCCCAGGAACCTATAAAAATCAGTAATCCCGTGACAAAATGCCATTTATGCCCGAGTAATTTTTCTCCATATAAAAACAACCCTAAAAAGGAGGATTCCAAAAAGAAAGAAAACATACCTTCCATTGCCAACGTTTGTCCAATAATACCCCCTGTTAATTCTGAAAACTTAGCCCAATTGGTACCAAATTGAAACTCCATTGGAATTCCTGTCACCACGCCCATCGCAAAATTAAGGGCAAATATTTTCATCCAAAAATGAGTTGCCTGATTGTACTGTTCGTTTTGGGTACGTAAAAACTTCCATTTAAAATAAATAATAATTAAAGAAAGTCCCATGGTCAATTGAGGAAACAAGTAGTGAAAGGTAATCGTAAATGCAAATTGCATACGGTCGTAAAAAAGCATTTCTTCCATTCAAATATATTTTATCAGAGGTTTTGCAAATTTACCCATTATAAGTAACATTTCTTTTACATAAGTGAACTTTATTATCTTCTAATGGTTACAATTTAAATAAAAAAGCAACAAATACTAATAAGCTGTTTATACTTAAAATCAAAAAAACTTGTGTAACTTTAGTCACCAATTTTATTTGAATACGGCAGTATCTTTGTCTAGTAAAATAAAAAACTGTAATCATGAAAATCGAACAAATATATACGGGTTGTTTAGCACAAGGCGCTTACTACATTACTTCAAATGGCGAAGCGGCTATAATTGACCCTCTTCGTGAAATTCAACCTTACTTAGATAGACTGGAACGCGATCAGGTACAACTGAAATACATTTTTGAAACCCATTTTCATGCTGATTTTGTGTCCGGACATGTTGATTTAAGCAGAGAAACTGGAGCCCCAATTGTTTATGGACCAAATGCAAAGTGTGAATTTGAATGTGTATCAGCCACTGACGGACAACTATTTACTATTGGAAACATCCAAATAAAAGTGCTTCATACTCCGGGACACACTATGGAAAGCACAACCTTTTTATTGATTGATGAAAATGGTAAAGATCATGCTATTTTCTCTGGAGACACCCTATTTATTGGTGATGTAGGAAGACCGGATTTAGCCCAAAAAGCGGCACACATGACTCAGGAACAACTCGCGGCTATATTATACCATTCTTTAAGAGACAAAATAATGACATTGGCGGACGATGTTATTGTATATCCGGCGCATGGTGCGGGAAGTGCTTGTGGTAAAAACATGAGTAAGGAAACGGTATCTACCATTGGTAACCAAAAAGCAACTAATTATGCTTTGAGAGCCGATATGACTGAAGCCGAATTTGTACAAAAAGTAACCGAAGGTTTATTGCCTCCTCCAGCCTATTTTGGGATGAATGTAGCCATGAATAAAAAAGGATATGAAAGTTTCGAGAATGTATTACACTTGGGAATGCGCGCTTTATCGGTAATTGAATTTGAAGCCGCTGCCGAAGAAACCGGAGCCTTAATTTTAGACACCCGAAAAAACACTGATTTTGCCAAAGGATTTATTCCCCAATCTATAAATATTGGAATTGATGGCGATTTTGCTCCCTGGGTTGGTGCTTTAGTTGCCGATGTCAAACAACCAATTCTAATCGTTTCCGAAGAAGGACAAGAAGAAGAAACTGTTACGCGCTTGAGTCGTGTGGGTTTTGACAACTTAATCGGTCATCTGGATGGTGGTTATAATGCTTGGGCAAAAGCGGGAAAAGAAATTGATACCATAAACAGAATTACTGCTGAACAATTTGCCAAAGAAGTAAAAATTGGCGAGAGCAAAGTAATCGATGTTCGTAAAGAAAGTGAATATTGTGCTGAACATGTTGAGGAATCCTACAGCAAACCCTTGGCAACAATTAATGACTGGATAAAAGACATTAACCCAAAAGAACATTTTTACTTGCATTGCGCCGGCGGTTATCGCAGTATGATTGCCGCCTCCATTTTAGAAGCGCGAGGTTTTAGAAATTTCACAGAAATAGAAGGTGGTTTTAACGCTATTGCAAAGACAAATTTGCCAAAAACAGATTTTGTTTGCCAAAGCAAAGTTTTGAAGTAATTGCTAACCAATTAAAATTAATACGATGAAAAAAAACATGGGTTCAACAGACAGAATTATACGTATTGCCGTAGCTGCGATTATAGCAGTATTGTATTTAATGAATGTAATAAGTGGCATTATAGCAATTGTTTTAGGAGCATTTGCAGTTATTTTATTGCTTACAAGTTTTGTTAGTTTTTGTCCATTATATCTCCCATTTAATCTTTCAACCCGAAAAAAAATATAAAATGAGTGAGACAAAATGTTGTGTCGTTTCGTGTGAAAAACCGCTTGACGCAGCCTATTGGGAAGCCCAATACAAGGCAAAAGCCACCGGTTGGGATTTAGGTAAAGTATCGCCTCCGCTGCAAACATACGTTGATACATTAGAGAATAAAAATATCCGTGTTTTAATTCCTGGCTGCGGAAACAGCTATGAAGCTGAATATTTTTTGGATCAGGGTTTTACTAACATTACTGTTATTGATATTGCACCAACACCAGTCGCAGATTTAAAAGAGAAGTTCAAAAACAATCCCAATATTAAAATTATATTAGGTGATTTTTTTGAACATCAGGGAGAATATGATTTGATTATCGAACAAACCTTTTTCTGTGCCTTACCTCCTGCTATGCGTCAAAAATACGTTTGGAAAATGCATCAACTTTTGGATAATGAAGGAAAACTGGTAGGATTGTTATTCAATAGAACATTTGAAGTTAACCCTCCTTTTGGCGGAAGCAAAGAAGAATATGAGGCCCTATTTAAAGTTGCTTTTGGCTTTTTGAAAATGGATGCTTGTCTAAATTCGATTGCACCACGAGCCAATTCAGAATTATTTATTGAATTTAAAAAAAATAACATAGTTACCGTGAATCTTTATGAATTCAACGGTATTACTTGCAGCGGTTGCATGGAAACAGTCACAAAAAAGTTTGCGGTAATTGATGGTGTTTTAAATGTGAGCATGAGTAGTGATTATATGGAAGTGCTACTTGTCAGTAAAAATGAAATTGCTGTCGCAACACTACAAAATGCAATCTCTTATGATGAAAAATATCAAATTAAAAAAATAAGTTACTAACCCAAGTTAGCTTAAAAAAAATGAAAGAATTATTATTTACAAATTGGCATATTATGCGCTTTGTTCGTCTCGCATTTGCCTTATTTTTATTTGCTCAAGCCTATATATTACGAGAATGGATGTTTATTGCCTTTGGGTTATTTTTCTTTATTCAAGTACTTTTTAATTTAGGTTGTGGTTCTAATGGTTGCACTATTTCAAACAATAAATACAGTAAAAATGAGTAATTTCAACAGTATTATCCAATCAGAAAAACCCGTTTTAATAGACTTTTTTGCAACATGGTGCGGACCATGCAAAATGCTTAGCCCTATTTTGAGGGAAGTTAAAGAAAGTTTAGGAGACCGGGTTTCTATCATCAAAATTGATGTAGACAAAAACCAACAAGTAGCTTCACAATACCAAGTAAGAGGTGTTCCTACCATGATTTTATTCCAAAACGGAAAACAATTATGGAGACAATCCGGAGTATTGACTAAAGAAGAAATAATTAAAACCATAATTGAAAAAAGCAATACATGACCAAAAAAGCGATGCTTATCACCGGATTAGGAATAGTAATAGGAACCTTCGCGGGTTACCTCTATTATTACTATGTAGGATGTGCTTCAGGGACCTGCGCCATAACTTCTAAGCCCCTAAATAGTTCTTTATATGGGGGATTAATGGGTGGCTTACTATTGAATATGTTTGTACAGAGTAAATAAATTCGGTTCCTTTATATAACTTTAGCAATATGAAGAAATTCCCTCAACATTACAGGCTATCAAAATCTGAATCTTTATTTGTAAGAGAACCATTATCCCGATTTAAAAACTTAGTTTTCTTATTTAAAGTCCTTTACAACTTCATTAAAGCATTTCGTAAAATGCATTTTATTGGCCCATGCGTAACCGTTTTTGGTTCTGCGCGTTTTGGACCGGAAACCAATCATTATCAAGATGCAGTAAAAATTGGGTCAAAATTAGCTAAACTTGGTTTCACCGTAATGACAGGTGGAGGTCCAGGAATTATGGAAGCAGCAAATAAAGGCGCTTATGAATCCGGTGGCTACTCTGTAGGCTGTAATATTGTCCTTCCTATAGAACAAAAACCAAATCCTTATCTTCACAAATGGATTTACATCCCCTACTTTTTTGTTAGGAAAGTAATTCTAATAAAATATTCTTATGCTTTTGTTGTTATGCCCGGAGGAATAGGTACTTTGGATGAATTATTTGAAGCATTAACACTAATTCAGAATAAAATAATCAACAATTTCCCAATAGTAATTTATGATACAAAATACCATGAAGAGCTGATTCACCATATCCAAGTAATGTCCCAAAACGAAAGTATTAGCCCTGAAGACATGAAACTTTTATTTGTAACTGATTCTGTAGAAGAATTAATAGCGCACATAAAAAAACATGCTATCAAACAATTTGGTTTAAAGAGACAACCTTATAAATCTAAATGGCTGTTTGGAGAAAGAAGAAAATGATACAAAAAACGCCTCTTCTTTATTTCATACCCTACTCAACCCGTTGGGCACAATTATTAAAAAACATCAGTTCGAGAGATCATTTATATTCAAAAAAAACAATATTAAATGACAATACAGCTATCGCGCCAGTTCGGGCAAGTTTTCTAAAAACGCGAACAGCTTTTTCAGAAAATTTGTATCGAGAACTATTTTTAATAAAAACGTGTCATGGTAGTGTTTTTTTGGTGTAGTATAACGAAACAAAACTTCTCGATACGCTTAGTATTCGAAGTAACTTCTATCAAGTCGGTTTTAATACGAATTCTAACTAACGGTTTTATTCCTATTTAAAATCAATTAGTTAAAAATTATTTTTCTAACCATTTGTGTAAAATTAATTCTAAATTCGATTTCACAATTGGTTTAGAGATATAATCATTCATTCCTGATTCTAAACATTTTTCTTTTTCTCCTGATAACATTCCAGCTGTTAAGGCAATTATAGGGATGTTTTTTGCTTTTTTCAATTTTCTTATTTCAGCTGTTGTTTCATATCCATTTTTAACCGGCATTTGTATGTCCATTAAAATGAGATCTAGTTGCTCATTTTTACACAATTTTATTGCCTCAATTCCATCAGAAGTTTCAAATATTATAGAATTAGGAACTATTGATTTAAGCAGTTTTTTTATCAAAAGTAAATTAATGCTATTATCCTCAACAATTAATATTTTACTATCCTTTAAAATTTCAGTCGAAACAATCTCATTTTCAACATCATTAACGCCTATTTCATGTTTTGATTTTTCAAGTTCTATCGTAAAGAAAAAATCACTTCCAAATCCATAATTACTAATCAACTCTAATTTACTGTTCATTAAACCTAAAAGTTGATTTGAAATCGTTAATCCAAGTCCAGTTCCACCAAACTGACGTGTTATTGAATTATCTTCCTGCACAAAGGATTGGAATATTTTTTCCTGATTTTGTTGTTTTATACCAATTCCCGTATCTTTTACTGAAAAATTTATATCAGTTTTATTTTTTCGTTTATTCGATTTATTATAAATATCTAATTTGATTTGTCCAGTTTTAGTAAATTTCAGTGCGTTGCCAATTAAATTCACTAATACCTGTTTCAACCTTACAGAATCAGCCAACACATATTGCGGTACATTTGTATCAATAGTTAAACTTAAATCAATATTTTTTAAATTTGCCTGATATTTAAATAGATCGATAACTTGATGAGTTAGTCCAAAGAGATCAACTTCCTCAATATTTAATTCTAATTTTCCTGATTCAATTTTCGAAAAATCTAAAATATTATTCACAATATCAGCTAATATTGTTGCTGACTCTTTTACCGTATTCATATATTCCAATTGATTCTCATCAAGGTTTGATTTCATTAACAAATCAGTGAAACCAATTATTCCATTCAATGGTGTTCTAATTTCATGACTCATATTCATTAGGAAACTCGACTTCGCTTTATTGGCTGATTCAGCTTGATCTTTTGCTTTTGTCAATTCAATTTCCAGCATTTTTAGCTCTGTGATCTCAATAAAACTGGTTACTGCTTCGATTACTTCACCTTTATTGTCAAAAACGGGAAAACCATTTAATAGGAGCCATATCGTCTTAGTATTATCTGGTCTTTTGATTCCAAGAATAAAATTTTTGAGAAAATTTTTATTTCTTATAATTTGGTTTACCGGATAATTTTCAACTGCTATAGGTTTGTAATTTTCATCAATAAATTTCCACACCGGACTAATTGACTCTTTTCCTTTCATTTGAATGGTACTCAACCCTATCAATTCAGATGCCTTAGGATTAGACAAAATAATCGAAGTATTACTTGCATGTACAATAACTCCAACATCAATATTATTTAACAATCCACGGTATCTTTCCTCACTATCCCTAAGTGCGGATTCCGCTAATTTTAGTTGTGTAATATCCACAACAGAAATTAGCGCAAGTTCTTTATCCTCAGTAAGAATTCCTGTGAGATAAACATTTGTAACATACGCATTTGCTAATAATAATTTAATTTCACAGCATTCTTTAATGTTGCTATTAAATATATTCTCTAAAAAAAGATTAAAAATAGGCTTAGTCTCATTCGAGACAAAAAATCCAAACTGACTGCCTATCAATCGAGATCTTTCCTTGCCTAACATGCGGAAACCTGTTAAGTTTAGTGCTGTAACTTTTCCTGATTTTGTTAAAGTAACATATCCTGACGGAGCAAAATCATATAAATCCGCGTATTTTTCAATAGCAATTTCAGACTGTTCTTTAGCCAGTATCAATTCTTCATTTTGCATTTCAAGTTCAATCTGATGCACTTCAAATTCATGAATGAGCTTCAAAATATCAACTTCTGCAATTTCGTAATCTATTTTGGAGGCGTTATTTTTTTGTAATTCCTCAGCTTTTTCACGAAGAATTGTCATGAATTCTGATTTACTTTCTGTTTTTCTCATAATTCCCAGCATTGTTAAATATTGCCATTTTTACTATCTTGAATCGGAAAACTATTACTCTTATTCTTTTATTTTAAACTTTATTTTTCATGAATAAAATACTGAACCACTTTTTTACGTCCTAAAGAATAAATTGTGCCTATTAAATCAATTTTTATTTTTCTCTTGTCTGAAGTTTCAATTGCTATATCATGGTACTTAATAAATTCCTGTATATTCAATTCATTAAATTTTTCCATATTAGGAATCATATTTTTTAAAGATTCGATTTGCCAAATTTCCTTTCCAATACATTTTTCTTTGGGTAAACCCAACATATCAGAAGCATAGGAATTAATATCCGTAATTTTCCCGGTTTCATAATCCAAAAATAAAATTCCATCTTTGACATATTCGACAAGGTGTTTAAACCTATTTTCTAAAGATATTAATTCATTTTGAACCACTATACGATCTGAAATATCGCGAATAATACATTGCATTACTTTGACATCGTTTACTAAAGATACGTTACTTATAAACTCTACGTTTATTTTTTCTCCTTTTGCATCCTCAAGTGGTAAATTTTCATAGCGGACAAATTCCTTTTTTTGTAGTTCTAAAAATTTATCTTTATTAGCTACTATATCTTTTAAAGAACCTATTTCCCAAATCGATTTTTCAATGAATTGCTCATGTGAATACCCTAACAATTCTTCCAAATAAGGATTTACATCAATAATCATCCCCGTTTCTGAATTAAGAATCAAAATTCCATCTTTTGCAGATTCGAATAAGCGACGGTACCGATTTTCTTTTTTCAAGGACTCTTCCGCTTGTTTTGCTGCTGTAATATCAGTAAAAGTAATTACAAGTCCATCTATTCGATCGTCTAAAGTGCGATAGGGCATTATCCTTACGTAATAATACCTTTCATCATTTGTTGCTACTTCTTTTTGAATGGAAGATAACGTTCTAATTACCCCTAAAGCATCACTCCCCATATCTGGATAAATCAAATCACAAACTAAATCCGTGAAAGGCCTTCCTATATCACTTGCTCTTAATTTAAATATTTTAGTTACCGGATCTGTGTATCGTCGAATATTCAATTCCTTATCTAAAAACAGCGTTGCAATTTCAGTACTGTTCAGTAGATTTTTCATG contains:
- a CDS encoding Crp/Fnr family transcriptional regulator, which produces MLDPIKKLFPSFSSELVKDVDANATIQSFKTGTVIMRTGQYIKNTVLVISGKIKIYREDENGGEFFMYYLQPGQACAISMICATKNETSQIMAKVVEDVELIMIPLPLMDKWMMQHRSWYEFVIDTYRSRFEEVLEVIDSIAFRAMDERLEFYLKRHADACGCKDLKLSHQEIASELNTSREVISRLLKKMEQRGLVNLQRNNIELLK
- a CDS encoding sulfite exporter TauE/SafE family protein, producing MEYLGYFASIIIGLSLGLIGGGGSILTIPILVYLFKINPELATSYSLFIVGITALFGCISHYKMGNLKIKSALYFAIPSVISILIIREVIFPKIAATLFSIASYQVSKSFLIMIVFSVLMMAAAVSMIRKTKPVINAPKTNYTQLGIIGFIVGIVTGFLGAGGGFLIIPALLFFANLPMKQAVGTSLLIIFINSSIGFGGDLYIGTPINYPFLLGISGVAFLGMIIGTKLSRKIDGAKLKPIFGWFVLVMGIYIITKEIFF
- the cydB gene encoding cytochrome d ubiquinol oxidase subunit II, with amino-acid sequence MEFFWYIVLMGILAVYIVLDGYDFGAGIIHLFFAKTEKDKKAITSAIGPFWDANEVWLIAAGGVLFFAFPTLYASSFSGFYLPLMMILWLLIFRAVGLELRGQIHHPMWEVIWDKAFGIASLLLAIFFGVALGNIVRGVNLGMVANGVSTQEAHFFFLPLWNPTFSPKADQLGIIDWFTLFLGVVSAVTLTIHGANWIIYKTNSSLNAKLKEVVFKLNFVLLGLVIISLLVWHRIEPKPFHNFIENPFLWIFPLIAFIGIFGLFKVKSFKKDGHGFVFSSMFLVGGFAATTASIFPNVLPSTNTVNPSLTIYNTAAGEYGLSVGVYWFVIAIVLVIAYFTIQYKVFSGKMDDIGYGEH
- a CDS encoding cytochrome ubiquinol oxidase subunit I; amino-acid sequence: MEEMLFYDRMQFAFTITFHYLFPQLTMGLSLIIIYFKWKFLRTQNEQYNQATHFWMKIFALNFAMGVVTGIPMEFQFGTNWAKFSELTGGIIGQTLAMEGMFSFFLESSFLGLFLYGEKLLGHKWHFVTGLLIFIGSWASGFLIIATHSWMQFPVGYEIIANGKFVLNNFAALFTNPWLWPSYFHNQAASMVTSSFVVAGIGAFYILSKKNVSFGKLFLKTGVIFGLASSLIVAVPTGDLLAKNVVKYQPVTFAAMEGIFHSEKKGSEIVLIGQPDVKDKKLDNKIAVPNILSFLTYGNWHSEIKGLDQFKEENHPTNISGLYYAYHIMVGLGTVFIGLMALAVFQLIRKKLFETKWILWSLLFMLPFPYIANTTGWYTAELGRQPWLVYNLLRTTKGASPTVSSGNTLFTLLGFIGLYLLLGMLFLLLVGKIINKGPQTENK
- a CDS encoding rhodanese-like domain-containing protein, encoding MKIEQIYTGCLAQGAYYITSNGEAAIIDPLREIQPYLDRLERDQVQLKYIFETHFHADFVSGHVDLSRETGAPIVYGPNAKCEFECVSATDGQLFTIGNIQIKVLHTPGHTMESTTFLLIDENGKDHAIFSGDTLFIGDVGRPDLAQKAAHMTQEQLAAILYHSLRDKIMTLADDVIVYPAHGAGSACGKNMSKETVSTIGNQKATNYALRADMTEAEFVQKVTEGLLPPPAYFGMNVAMNKKGYESFENVLHLGMRALSVIEFEAAAEETGALILDTRKNTDFAKGFIPQSINIGIDGDFAPWVGALVADVKQPILIVSEEGQEEETVTRLSRVGFDNLIGHLDGGYNAWAKAGKEIDTINRITAEQFAKEVKIGESKVIDVRKESEYCAEHVEESYSKPLATINDWIKDINPKEHFYLHCAGGYRSMIAASILEARGFRNFTEIEGGFNAIAKTNLPKTDFVCQSKVLK
- a CDS encoding DUF2892 domain-containing protein, coding for MKKNMGSTDRIIRIAVAAIIAVLYLMNVISGIIAIVLGAFAVILLLTSFVSFCPLYLPFNLSTRKKI
- a CDS encoding methyltransferase domain-containing protein, with protein sequence MSETKCCVVSCEKPLDAAYWEAQYKAKATGWDLGKVSPPLQTYVDTLENKNIRVLIPGCGNSYEAEYFLDQGFTNITVIDIAPTPVADLKEKFKNNPNIKIILGDFFEHQGEYDLIIEQTFFCALPPAMRQKYVWKMHQLLDNEGKLVGLLFNRTFEVNPPFGGSKEEYEALFKVAFGFLKMDACLNSIAPRANSELFIEFKKNNIVTVNLYEFNGITCSGCMETVTKKFAVIDGVLNVSMSSDYMEVLLVSKNEIAVATLQNAISYDEKYQIKKISY
- the trxA gene encoding thioredoxin, which codes for MSNFNSIIQSEKPVLIDFFATWCGPCKMLSPILREVKESLGDRVSIIKIDVDKNQQVASQYQVRGVPTMILFQNGKQLWRQSGVLTKEEIIKTIIEKSNT
- a CDS encoding DUF6132 family protein; amino-acid sequence: MLITGLGIVIGTFAGYLYYYYVGCASGTCAITSKPLNSSLYGGLMGGLLLNMFVQSK
- a CDS encoding TIGR00730 family Rossman fold protein, with the protein product MKKFPQHYRLSKSESLFVREPLSRFKNLVFLFKVLYNFIKAFRKMHFIGPCVTVFGSARFGPETNHYQDAVKIGSKLAKLGFTVMTGGGPGIMEAANKGAYESGGYSVGCNIVLPIEQKPNPYLHKWIYIPYFFVRKVILIKYSYAFVVMPGGIGTLDELFEALTLIQNKIINNFPIVIYDTKYHEELIHHIQVMSQNESISPEDMKLLFVTDSVEELIAHIKKHAIKQFGLKRQPYKSKWLFGERRK
- a CDS encoding PAS domain-containing hybrid sensor histidine kinase/response regulator, with product MRKTESKSEFMTILREKAEELQKNNASKIDYEIAEVDILKLIHEFEVHQIELEMQNEELILAKEQSEIAIEKYADLYDFAPSGYVTLTKSGKVTALNLTGFRMLGKERSRLIGSQFGFFVSNETKPIFNLFLENIFNSNIKECCEIKLLLANAYVTNVYLTGILTEDKELALISVVDITQLKLAESALRDSEERYRGLLNNIDVGVIVHASNTSIILSNPKASELIGLSTIQMKGKESISPVWKFIDENYKPIAVENYPVNQIIRNKNFLKNFILGIKRPDNTKTIWLLLNGFPVFDNKGEVIEAVTSFIEITELKMLEIELTKAKDQAESANKAKSSFLMNMSHEIRTPLNGIIGFTDLLMKSNLDENQLEYMNTVKESATILADIVNNILDFSKIESGKLELNIEEVDLFGLTHQVIDLFKYQANLKNIDLSLTIDTNVPQYVLADSVRLKQVLVNLIGNALKFTKTGQIKLDIYNKSNKRKNKTDINFSVKDTGIGIKQQNQEKIFQSFVQEDNSITRQFGGTGLGLTISNQLLGLMNSKLELISNYGFGSDFFFTIELEKSKHEIGVNDVENEIVSTEILKDSKILIVEDNSINLLLIKKLLKSIVPNSIIFETSDGIEAIKLCKNEQLDLILMDIQMPVKNGYETTAEIRKLKKAKNIPIIALTAGMLSGEKEKCLESGMNDYISKPIVKSNLELILHKWLEK